In Polaribacter sp. L3A8, a genomic segment contains:
- a CDS encoding ISAon1 family transposase N-terminal region protein, producing MDTSIELTKLLLPEILVDYFKLTKHEVKNGELHFHFTELNTIPEEFKALKLNSKGFFPEATVQDFPIRGKNVFLHVIRRRWVEENSKKVVTRDWQLVAKGTRITSEFAAFLKDISK from the coding sequence TTGGACACTTCAATTGAATTAACAAAACTATTATTACCAGAAATTCTTGTTGACTACTTTAAACTAACGAAACACGAAGTTAAAAATGGAGAACTTCATTTTCATTTCACAGAATTAAATACGATTCCTGAAGAATTCAAAGCACTTAAATTAAATTCTAAAGGTTTCTTTCCTGAAGCTACTGTTCAAGATTTCCCAATTCGAGGTAAAAACGTTTTTCTACACGTTATTAGACGACGTTGGGTTGAGGAAAATTCTAAAAAAGTGGTTACTAGAGATTGGCAATTAGTAGCAAAAGGCACTAGAATAACTAGTGAATTTGCTGCTTTTTTAAAAGATATCAGTAAGTAA
- a CDS encoding ISAon1 family transposase: protein MSVSNNATSTSTVANFYGVNPRSLQRQYKDYLSDFKAWDQQKHATDWLLFTKNLGTHLSLDDTAFSNGDLYTIITNKLAKGKKGAIVAMIKGTKAEVVIKILHKIPLKHRKKVMEVTLDMAGNMGLIVKKSFPNTALVIDRFHVQKLALDALQEIRIKHRWEAIDAENDAIEKTRNKSLKYTPKLLPNGDTLKQLLARSRYLLYKSSNKWTKNQAIRAEILFEKYPDIEKAYKLCQNLSWIFNNTTDKTSALIRLAKWDEKVRQAHFKSFNTIARTMSIHYKNILNYFDNRSTNASAESFNAKIKAFRAQFRGVRNVDFFLYRLTTIFA, encoded by the coding sequence ATATCAGTAAGTAATAACGCCACTAGCACTAGTACTGTAGCTAATTTCTACGGAGTAAATCCCAGAAGTTTACAAAGACAGTATAAGGATTATTTAAGTGATTTTAAAGCTTGGGATCAACAGAAGCACGCAACAGACTGGTTATTGTTCACAAAGAATTTAGGTACTCACTTATCACTTGATGATACTGCCTTTTCTAACGGTGATTTATATACCATAATAACAAATAAATTAGCTAAAGGAAAGAAAGGCGCAATAGTAGCCATGATCAAAGGAACTAAAGCTGAAGTTGTCATAAAAATACTTCATAAAATTCCTTTAAAACATAGGAAGAAAGTCATGGAAGTAACCTTGGATATGGCAGGAAATATGGGGCTTATAGTCAAGAAATCCTTTCCAAATACTGCCTTAGTAATAGACCGTTTTCATGTGCAAAAATTAGCATTAGATGCACTGCAAGAAATAAGAATTAAACATAGATGGGAAGCGATTGATGCTGAGAATGATGCCATTGAAAAAACCAGAAATAAATCTTTAAAATACACCCCAAAACTATTACCTAATGGAGATACTCTCAAACAACTATTAGCTAGAAGCAGATATCTATTATATAAATCAAGTAATAAATGGACTAAAAATCAAGCCATAAGAGCAGAAATACTGTTTGAAAAATATCCTGATATAGAGAAAGCATACAAGTTATGTCAAAATCTATCTTGGATATTCAATAACACTACAGACAAAACATCAGCACTTATAAGACTTGCTAAATGGGATGAAAAAGTAAGACAGGCACACTTTAAAAGCTTCAACACTATAGCTAGAACGATGTCGATACATTATAAAAACATCTTAAACTATTTTGATAATCGAAGTACGAATGCATCAGCAGAATCATTCAATGCTAAAATTAAAGCCTTTAGAGCACAGTTTAGAGGCGTCAGAAATGTGGATTTTTTCTTATATAGACTTACTACTATTTTTGCGTAA
- the thrS gene encoding threonine--tRNA ligase, translated as MIKITLPDGTIKEFAVNSTPMDVAKSISEGFARNVISANFNDVTVETTTPLTTDGSLTLYTFNDDGGKKAFWHSSAHVLAEAILSFYPNAKLTIGPAIENGFYYDIDLGEDVISDKDFSSIEKKFLEIARGKHEFSLRSVSKADALSLYKAENNEYKVELIENLTDGEITFCDHSNFTDLCRGGHIPNTGIIKAIKIMSVAGAYWRGDEKNNQLTRVYGISFPKQKLLTEYLELLEEAKKRDHRKLGKELELFTFSQKVGAGLPLWLPKGAALRNRLQDFLKVAQKKAGYEEVMTPHIGQKELYVTSGHYEKYGADSFQSIKTPKMDEEFLLKPMNCPHHCEVYNFKPYSYKDLPKRFAEFGTVYRYEQSGELHGLTRVRGFTQDDAHIFCTPEQLDQEFKDVIDLVLYVFGSLGFEDFTAQVSIRDKSNPDKYIGDTETWEIAENAIISAATDKGLDFVIEEGEAAFYGPKLDFMVKDALGRSWQLGTIQVDYNLPKRFDLTYKGADNQLHRPVMIHRAPFGSMERFIAVLLEHTGGNFPLWLTPDQVILLPISDKYQKYSEKVLKSLENSEIRALVDNRSEKTGRKIRDAEVSKTPFMVIVGEKEEQDGTVSVRRHGEGDIGTFTIEEFISLIKAEESKTLKNF; from the coding sequence ATGATTAAAATAACATTACCTGACGGAACTATTAAGGAGTTTGCTGTAAACAGTACTCCGATGGATGTTGCAAAAAGTATTAGTGAAGGGTTTGCTAGAAACGTAATATCTGCAAATTTTAACGACGTAACTGTTGAAACCACTACTCCATTAACCACGGATGGTTCTTTAACTTTATATACATTTAATGATGATGGTGGAAAGAAAGCTTTTTGGCATTCTTCTGCACACGTATTAGCAGAAGCTATTTTAAGTTTTTATCCGAATGCTAAATTGACTATTGGACCAGCTATTGAAAATGGTTTCTATTATGATATTGATTTAGGAGAAGATGTTATTTCTGATAAAGATTTTTCTAGCATAGAAAAGAAGTTTTTAGAGATTGCTAGAGGAAAACATGAGTTTTCTTTACGTTCTGTTTCTAAGGCAGATGCTTTATCATTATATAAAGCAGAAAATAACGAATATAAAGTTGAGTTGATTGAAAACTTAACAGACGGAGAAATCACTTTTTGTGATCATAGTAACTTTACGGATTTATGTAGAGGAGGTCACATACCAAATACAGGAATTATAAAAGCGATTAAAATAATGAGCGTTGCTGGTGCTTATTGGCGCGGTGACGAAAAAAATAATCAGTTAACACGTGTTTATGGAATTAGTTTTCCGAAACAAAAATTGCTAACTGAATATTTAGAGTTATTAGAAGAAGCTAAAAAACGTGACCATAGAAAATTAGGTAAAGAATTAGAGTTGTTTACTTTTTCTCAGAAAGTTGGTGCTGGTTTGCCTTTATGGTTACCAAAAGGTGCTGCTCTACGTAATCGTTTACAAGATTTCTTAAAGGTAGCACAAAAGAAAGCTGGTTATGAAGAAGTAATGACACCTCATATTGGTCAGAAAGAATTATATGTTACTTCTGGGCATTATGAAAAATATGGTGCAGATAGTTTTCAGTCTATAAAAACACCTAAAATGGATGAGGAGTTTTTATTGAAACCTATGAACTGCCCACATCACTGTGAAGTTTATAACTTTAAACCTTATTCTTATAAAGATTTACCAAAACGTTTTGCAGAGTTTGGTACCGTTTATAGATATGAACAAAGTGGAGAACTACATGGTTTAACACGTGTTAGAGGTTTTACGCAAGATGATGCACATATTTTTTGTACACCAGAACAATTAGACCAGGAATTTAAAGACGTTATAGATTTAGTTTTATATGTATTTGGTTCTTTAGGATTTGAAGATTTTACCGCACAGGTTTCTATTAGAGATAAAAGCAACCCAGATAAATATATAGGAGATACTGAAACTTGGGAAATTGCTGAAAATGCAATTATAAGTGCAGCAACTGATAAAGGTTTAGATTTTGTGATTGAAGAAGGTGAAGCTGCCTTTTATGGACCTAAATTAGACTTTATGGTAAAGGACGCTTTAGGCAGAAGTTGGCAACTTGGAACGATACAAGTTGACTATAATTTACCAAAACGTTTTGATTTAACCTATAAAGGAGCAGATAATCAATTGCATAGACCGGTTATGATACATAGAGCACCGTTTGGATCTATGGAGCGTTTTATTGCAGTATTACTAGAGCACACGGGAGGAAACTTCCCGCTTTGGTTAACTCCAGATCAGGTTATCTTATTACCAATCAGTGATAAATATCAGAAATATTCAGAAAAAGTTTTAAAATCGTTAGAAAATTCCGAAATTCGCGCCCTGGTAGATAACCGAAGTGAGAAAACTGGTCGTAAGATTAGAGATGCCGAAGTTAGCAAAACACCATTTATGGTTATTGTTGGTGAAAAGGAAGAACAAGACGGCACAGTTTCTGTAAGAAGACACGGTGAAGGAGATATAGGAACATTTACAATTGAAGAATTTATTTCTTTAATTAAAGCAGAAGAAAGTAAAACATTGAAGAATTTTTAA
- the infC gene encoding translation initiation factor IF-3 yields MKEDQHRINEKIKYVDEVRLVGENIEVGVYPLDKAKELAREQELDLVEISPKAKPPVCKIIDYKKFLYEQKKREKVLKSKATKVTIKEIRFGPQTDEHDYEFKKKHAVKFLQEGAKLKAFVFFKGRSIIFKEQGQILLLKLAQELEEYGKVEQLPKLEGKRMIMFIAPKKLK; encoded by the coding sequence ATCAAAGAAGATCAACATAGGATTAATGAGAAAATAAAATATGTTGACGAAGTTCGTCTTGTGGGCGAGAATATAGAAGTTGGTGTATATCCTTTAGATAAAGCTAAAGAATTAGCCAGAGAACAGGAATTAGATTTGGTTGAAATATCACCAAAAGCTAAGCCACCTGTTTGTAAAATTATTGATTACAAGAAATTCTTGTATGAGCAAAAGAAGCGTGAAAAAGTCTTAAAGTCTAAAGCAACAAAAGTGACTATAAAGGAAATACGTTTTGGACCTCAAACTGATGAGCATGATTATGAGTTTAAAAAGAAACATGCCGTTAAGTTTTTACAAGAAGGAGCAAAATTAAAAGCATTTGTATTCTTTAAAGGACGTTCTATTATTTTTAAAGAACAAGGACAAATTTTATTATTAAAATTAGCCCAAGAACTTGAGGAATATGGTAAAGTAGAACAGTTACCAAAGTTAGAAGGTAAACGTATGATTATGTTTATTGCTCCTAAAAAGTTAAAGTAA
- the rpmI gene encoding 50S ribosomal protein L35, producing the protein MPKMKTKSSAKKRFKVTGTGKIKRKHAFKSHILTKKSKKRKLKLTHDGLVHKADESNIKQQLNLK; encoded by the coding sequence ATGCCTAAAATGAAAACAAAATCTAGCGCCAAAAAACGATTTAAAGTTACTGGTACTGGAAAAATCAAAAGAAAGCACGCGTTTAAAAGTCACATCTTAACAAAGAAGTCTAAAAAACGTAAATTAAAGTTAACTCATGATGGTTTAGTACATAAAGCAGACGAGTCTAACATTAAGCAACAATTAAACTTAAAATAA